A window of the Thalassophryne amazonica chromosome 11, fThaAma1.1, whole genome shotgun sequence genome harbors these coding sequences:
- the LOC117520183 gene encoding synaptopodin isoform X2 — MEMEKKHLSIRRGTSWNPGELRKPLQAATQDMHTPETDCNASWEKRGFNKDEVISKTNLCRSASLSEKELKEARIRSQIIAAQLTVPSNSNSSSRGVQLFNRRKQRVNAFTLESSGEGSVREGAENVKTDSSSNTLTWAERGSEENDRSQNCKNSATKPTLSAPGEADTAGEIMEETAEYFHKEDVIEDSITQERHFLPVKEIEEEEAEEAKDTIHVEFEGKVKGEVGVNVVHSPAGNLLNGCHSSSGLERVALSTSKQTTINRTARPFFFSPTVQSPKAGSPVMDIAPPPTYTTPSLPPFPAHQPVALSPPPPPPSYPTPPLPVFTNRSLHTYSSPPPASPVMSLSSPPPPHFPPAASQHGHTNPPMPHYGPPTAPKPSTFVPQSMGERKPMVSIKTGILEEGVTRRAHKKSMFTFKEKPVIAPNPELLSLVQGVDERKKHGQRPVPEPTSEEELLALGAEASNFLTKNEDKAEEVRTPEWSSCLKSSTTRPREEHKPDQSLTNASGKGAELFAKRQSRMEKYILENQNPGQIRSPSPTMSLPPSWVYPSNMPGRVKAIAKNSDMTAQLSQNINAQQAVKRKPTKKAPPPEPVPEPTPLENGCTKIEMDLSRHRPYQLNSSLFILNPVKDPLSSLPRGAPQPKNLIPTQSHSRLSSLPNSPLPQFTGGAEYPSDYRVTPMSGPPVISSATSSFSPERVSSPRSGVQAPRPTFSTKKAGIEPQTTKESSLCETPRESPTPIKTTSFMRCFSSPESPTVVTWSPTLQTNTSSSSTSISRYPLMSSVSPPDRTTCQSPMANQKNQYPTVSSVSILQTNQASTTNSPLSPMINHKTRGSTISSSSNSKTSQTSATTTVSPSWSQSQNNQSTTIVSSYTFRPSQASTASSSRSPWSTRCQSPVVCQNSQSPTISSTLASRPSTTTVSTSPPWSTRCQSPTVSLNTQSFSVISNTTPRPSQISTTNSSRTSPWGSRCQSPVMSPNIRSSTNLSNSISRASQTFTSSSSRSSPWGSRCQSPLVHQNFQFSTVISTSTSRATNTSTVTSPVSPPWGSRCQSPALSQNSLSYPVTKTLNIPITVSPVSPSRERECMSPIVTNLDSKANHRLLAKNIINAAKRKNSPSPGALSGHSLPISPLGYSPNSSDSHKPPISSFHSRSLRTHSPVFTSPPPTPANRICSPVRFYNTRSLTDSDASIESEDSGLRSPSLHSYNTCPRGWGGSLRVKRSTVSTDL, encoded by the exons ATCTGTGCAGAAGTGCCAGTTTGTCAGAGAAGGAGCTAAAGGAGGCTCGTATCCGGAGCCAGATCATTGCTGCTCAGCTCACTGTTCCTTCCAACTCCAACTCCAGCTCCAGAGGAGTCCAGCTCTTCAACAGACGCAAGCAGCGTGTCAACGCCTTCACACTCGAAAGCAGTGGCGAGGGGTCAGTGAGAGAGGGAGCAGAGAATGTAAAAACAGATTCCTCATCTAATACGCTGACATGGGCAGAGAGGGGAAGTGAGGAGAACGACAGAAGCCAGAACTGTAAGAATAGTGCCACCAAGCCAACCTTGTCAGCACCTGGGGAAGCAGAcacagcaggtgaaatcatgGAGGAGACAGCTGAGTATTTTCACAAGGAAGATGTTATAGAGGACAGCATTACCCAAGAGAGGCATTTTCTTCCTGTGAAGGAAATTGAAGAAGAGGAGGCAGAGGAGGCAAAAGATACAATCCATGTGGAGTTTGAGGGCAAAGTCA AGGGAGAAGTGGGGGTAAATGTGGTTCACTCCCCTGCTGGAAACCTCCTTAATGGCTGCCATAGTAGCTCTGGACTCGAGAGGGTGGCTTTGTCGACATCCAAACAAACAACCATCAATCGAACTGCCAGACCGTTTTTCTTTTCCCCAACAGTGCAGTCCCCAAAGGCAGGCAGCCCCGTAATGGACATCGCCCCACCTCCAACATACACCACTCCTTCTCTCCCACCTTTCCCTGCTCACCAACCTGTGGCACTCTCACCTCCACCTCCGCCTCCATCATATCCCACACCTCCTCTACCAGTTTTTACTAATCGGTCTCTGCATACCTACTCCAGTCCACCACCAGCATCTCCTGTCATGTCTCTTTCCTCTCCTCCACCGCCCCATTTTCCTCCTGCTGCATCTCAGCATGGTCATACAAACCCACCTATGCCCCATTACGGCCCACCAACAGCACCAAAGCCGTCCACTTTTGTGCCTCAGTCCATGGGAGAGAGGAAACCCATGGTGTCAATCAAAACGGGAATACTTGAGGAAGGCGTTACCAGAAGAGCACATAAGAAATCAATGTTCACATTCAAAGAGAAGCCAGTGATAGCTCCAAACCCTGAGTTGCTCTCTCTGGTCCAAGGGGTGGATGAAAGGAAAAAACATGGACAACGACCTGTGCCTGAGCCAACATCTGAGGAAGAATTACTGGCCTTGGGGGCAGAAGCTTCTAACTTTCTCACTAAAAATGAGGACAAGGCCGAGGAAGTCAGAACTCCAGAATGGTCCTCTTGCCTCAAGAGCTCCACAACCCGACCAAGAGAAGAGCACAAACCAGACCAGAGCCTTACCAATGCATCAGGAAAGGGGGCTGAGCTGTTTGCCAAACGTCAATCCAGGATGGAGAAGTATATACTGGAGAATCAGAATCCAGGACAAATAAGGTCTCCTTCTCCTACTATGTCTCTTCCACCATCTTGGGTGTATCCATCAAACATGCCTGGTAGGGTCAAGGCTATTGCCAAAAACTCTGACATGACTGCTCAACTTTCACAGAACATAAATGCCCAACAGGCAGTCAAGCGAAAACCTACTAAAAAAGCCCCACCACCAGAGCCAGTTCCAGAGCCAACTCCTTTGGAAAATGGGTGCACCAAGATTGAGATGGATCTGTCAAGGCACCGGCCTTACCAGCTCAACTCTTCCCTTTTCATTCTCAACCCAGTCAAGGATCCCTTGAGTTCACTCCCCAGAGGAGCACCACAGCCCAAGAACCTGATTCCTACCCAATCTCACTCCAGACTGAGTTCCTTACCAAATAGTCCTCTACCCCAGTTCACAGGCGGAGCAGAATATCCATCAGATTACAGAGTTACCCCCATGTCTGGGCCACCAGTGATCAGTTCTGCCACATCTTCCTTTTCTCCAGAACGTGTGTCTTCTCCTCGGTCTGGAGTCCAGGCACCGAGACCTACATTTTCTACCAAGAAAGCAGGGATTGAACCACAG ACAACAAAGGAGTCCAGCCTGTGTGAAACCCCCAGAGAATCACCCACACCAATCAAGACAACCAGTTTCATGAGGTGTTTCAGCAGTCCAGAAAGTCCCACTGTTGTAACATGGAGTCCTACTCTTCAAACTAACACCTCTTCCTCCAGCACCTCTATCTCCAGATACCCACTCATGTCTTCTGTGTCCCCTCCTGATCGTACAACATGCCAGTCTCCAATGGCCAATCAGAAGAACCAATATCCCACTGTTTCATCTGTTTCCATATTGCAAACAAACCAAGCATCTACAACCAATTCTCCACTCTCACCGATGATAAACCACAAAACAAGAGGCTCCACCATCTCTTCCAGTTCCAATTCCAAAACCTCCCAAACATCTGCAACAACTACTGTTTCTCCTTCGTGGAGTCAGAGCCAGAATAACCAATCCACCACTATTGTCTCCAGTTACACTTTTAGACCTTCCCAAGCATCTACAGCCAGCTCATCACGCTCTCCTTGGAGTACAAGATGTCAGTCTCCAGTGGTATGCCAAAATTCCCAGTCACCCACCATCTCTTCCACTCTTGCATCAAGACCTTCCACAACAACTGTAAGTACTTCTCCTCCTTGGAGTACAAGGTGCCAATCCCCAACAGTGAGCCTAAATACCCAGTCTTTCAGTGTCATCTCCAATACCACACCCAGACCATCTCAAATATCTACAACAAACTCGTCACGCACTTCTCCTTGGGGTTCGAGATGCCAGTCCCCAGTGATGAGCCCAAATATCCGTTCTTCCACTAACCTCTCTAATTCCATATCCAGAGCTTCCCAGACATTTACATCAAGCTCATCACGCTCCTCTCCTTGGGGTTCCAGGTGTCAGTCCCCACTGGTACATCAGAATTTCCAGTTTTCTACTGTCATCTCCACTTCCACATCCAGAGCAACAAACACATCTACAGTCACATCTCCAGTGTCTCCACCTTGGGGATCACGTTGCCAGTCTCCTGCACTCTCTCAGAACAGTTTATCCTACCctgtcactaaaaccttaaatatACCTATCACCGTCTCTCCAGTTTCCCCATCCAGAGAGAGAGAATGTATGTCCCCCATTGTTACTAACCTAGACTCTAAGGCCAACCATCGCCTCCTGGCAAAAAACATCATCAATGCAGCCAAACGTAAAAACAGCCCTTCTCCTGGTGCACTGAGTGGTCACAGCCTCCCTATCTCACCTCTTGGGTATTCCCCCAACAGTTCAGACAGTCACAAACCCCCTATCAGCTCTTTCCATTCGCGCTCTTTGCGGACACATTCACCTGTCTTCACCAGCCCCCCTCCCACTCCAGCAAATAGGATCTGCTCCCCTGTGAGGTTCTACAACACCCGCTCCCTCACCGACTCCGATGCCTCAATAGAGTCAGAAGACTCCGGCCTTCGGTCACCAAGTCTACATTCCTACAACACATGTCCTCGAGGCTGGGGTGGCAGCCTAAGAGTGAAGAGAAGCACGGTCTCCACTGATCTGTGA
- the LOC117520183 gene encoding synaptopodin isoform X1: protein MEMEKKHLSIRRGTSWNPGELRKPLQAATQDMHTPETDCNASWEKRGFNKDEVISKTNLCRSASLSEKELKEARIRSQIIAAQLTVPSNSNSSSRGVQLFNRRKQRVNAFTLESSGEGSVREGAENVKTDSSSNTLTWAERGSEENDRSQNCKNSATKPTLSAPGEADTAGEIMEETAEYFHKEDVIEDSITQERHFLPVKEIEEEEAEEAKDTIHVEFEGKVKDEVPLGNNNTDLTLMGRAEGEVGVNVVHSPAGNLLNGCHSSSGLERVALSTSKQTTINRTARPFFFSPTVQSPKAGSPVMDIAPPPTYTTPSLPPFPAHQPVALSPPPPPPSYPTPPLPVFTNRSLHTYSSPPPASPVMSLSSPPPPHFPPAASQHGHTNPPMPHYGPPTAPKPSTFVPQSMGERKPMVSIKTGILEEGVTRRAHKKSMFTFKEKPVIAPNPELLSLVQGVDERKKHGQRPVPEPTSEEELLALGAEASNFLTKNEDKAEEVRTPEWSSCLKSSTTRPREEHKPDQSLTNASGKGAELFAKRQSRMEKYILENQNPGQIRSPSPTMSLPPSWVYPSNMPGRVKAIAKNSDMTAQLSQNINAQQAVKRKPTKKAPPPEPVPEPTPLENGCTKIEMDLSRHRPYQLNSSLFILNPVKDPLSSLPRGAPQPKNLIPTQSHSRLSSLPNSPLPQFTGGAEYPSDYRVTPMSGPPVISSATSSFSPERVSSPRSGVQAPRPTFSTKKAGIEPQTTKESSLCETPRESPTPIKTTSFMRCFSSPESPTVVTWSPTLQTNTSSSSTSISRYPLMSSVSPPDRTTCQSPMANQKNQYPTVSSVSILQTNQASTTNSPLSPMINHKTRGSTISSSSNSKTSQTSATTTVSPSWSQSQNNQSTTIVSSYTFRPSQASTASSSRSPWSTRCQSPVVCQNSQSPTISSTLASRPSTTTVSTSPPWSTRCQSPTVSLNTQSFSVISNTTPRPSQISTTNSSRTSPWGSRCQSPVMSPNIRSSTNLSNSISRASQTFTSSSSRSSPWGSRCQSPLVHQNFQFSTVISTSTSRATNTSTVTSPVSPPWGSRCQSPALSQNSLSYPVTKTLNIPITVSPVSPSRERECMSPIVTNLDSKANHRLLAKNIINAAKRKNSPSPGALSGHSLPISPLGYSPNSSDSHKPPISSFHSRSLRTHSPVFTSPPPTPANRICSPVRFYNTRSLTDSDASIESEDSGLRSPSLHSYNTCPRGWGGSLRVKRSTVSTDL from the exons ATCTGTGCAGAAGTGCCAGTTTGTCAGAGAAGGAGCTAAAGGAGGCTCGTATCCGGAGCCAGATCATTGCTGCTCAGCTCACTGTTCCTTCCAACTCCAACTCCAGCTCCAGAGGAGTCCAGCTCTTCAACAGACGCAAGCAGCGTGTCAACGCCTTCACACTCGAAAGCAGTGGCGAGGGGTCAGTGAGAGAGGGAGCAGAGAATGTAAAAACAGATTCCTCATCTAATACGCTGACATGGGCAGAGAGGGGAAGTGAGGAGAACGACAGAAGCCAGAACTGTAAGAATAGTGCCACCAAGCCAACCTTGTCAGCACCTGGGGAAGCAGAcacagcaggtgaaatcatgGAGGAGACAGCTGAGTATTTTCACAAGGAAGATGTTATAGAGGACAGCATTACCCAAGAGAGGCATTTTCTTCCTGTGAAGGAAATTGAAGAAGAGGAGGCAGAGGAGGCAAAAGATACAATCCATGTGGAGTTTGAGGGCAAAGTCAAAGATGAGGTCCCCCTTGGTAACAATAATACTGATCTAACTTTGATGGGACGTGCCGAGGGAGAAGTGGGGGTAAATGTGGTTCACTCCCCTGCTGGAAACCTCCTTAATGGCTGCCATAGTAGCTCTGGACTCGAGAGGGTGGCTTTGTCGACATCCAAACAAACAACCATCAATCGAACTGCCAGACCGTTTTTCTTTTCCCCAACAGTGCAGTCCCCAAAGGCAGGCAGCCCCGTAATGGACATCGCCCCACCTCCAACATACACCACTCCTTCTCTCCCACCTTTCCCTGCTCACCAACCTGTGGCACTCTCACCTCCACCTCCGCCTCCATCATATCCCACACCTCCTCTACCAGTTTTTACTAATCGGTCTCTGCATACCTACTCCAGTCCACCACCAGCATCTCCTGTCATGTCTCTTTCCTCTCCTCCACCGCCCCATTTTCCTCCTGCTGCATCTCAGCATGGTCATACAAACCCACCTATGCCCCATTACGGCCCACCAACAGCACCAAAGCCGTCCACTTTTGTGCCTCAGTCCATGGGAGAGAGGAAACCCATGGTGTCAATCAAAACGGGAATACTTGAGGAAGGCGTTACCAGAAGAGCACATAAGAAATCAATGTTCACATTCAAAGAGAAGCCAGTGATAGCTCCAAACCCTGAGTTGCTCTCTCTGGTCCAAGGGGTGGATGAAAGGAAAAAACATGGACAACGACCTGTGCCTGAGCCAACATCTGAGGAAGAATTACTGGCCTTGGGGGCAGAAGCTTCTAACTTTCTCACTAAAAATGAGGACAAGGCCGAGGAAGTCAGAACTCCAGAATGGTCCTCTTGCCTCAAGAGCTCCACAACCCGACCAAGAGAAGAGCACAAACCAGACCAGAGCCTTACCAATGCATCAGGAAAGGGGGCTGAGCTGTTTGCCAAACGTCAATCCAGGATGGAGAAGTATATACTGGAGAATCAGAATCCAGGACAAATAAGGTCTCCTTCTCCTACTATGTCTCTTCCACCATCTTGGGTGTATCCATCAAACATGCCTGGTAGGGTCAAGGCTATTGCCAAAAACTCTGACATGACTGCTCAACTTTCACAGAACATAAATGCCCAACAGGCAGTCAAGCGAAAACCTACTAAAAAAGCCCCACCACCAGAGCCAGTTCCAGAGCCAACTCCTTTGGAAAATGGGTGCACCAAGATTGAGATGGATCTGTCAAGGCACCGGCCTTACCAGCTCAACTCTTCCCTTTTCATTCTCAACCCAGTCAAGGATCCCTTGAGTTCACTCCCCAGAGGAGCACCACAGCCCAAGAACCTGATTCCTACCCAATCTCACTCCAGACTGAGTTCCTTACCAAATAGTCCTCTACCCCAGTTCACAGGCGGAGCAGAATATCCATCAGATTACAGAGTTACCCCCATGTCTGGGCCACCAGTGATCAGTTCTGCCACATCTTCCTTTTCTCCAGAACGTGTGTCTTCTCCTCGGTCTGGAGTCCAGGCACCGAGACCTACATTTTCTACCAAGAAAGCAGGGATTGAACCACAG ACAACAAAGGAGTCCAGCCTGTGTGAAACCCCCAGAGAATCACCCACACCAATCAAGACAACCAGTTTCATGAGGTGTTTCAGCAGTCCAGAAAGTCCCACTGTTGTAACATGGAGTCCTACTCTTCAAACTAACACCTCTTCCTCCAGCACCTCTATCTCCAGATACCCACTCATGTCTTCTGTGTCCCCTCCTGATCGTACAACATGCCAGTCTCCAATGGCCAATCAGAAGAACCAATATCCCACTGTTTCATCTGTTTCCATATTGCAAACAAACCAAGCATCTACAACCAATTCTCCACTCTCACCGATGATAAACCACAAAACAAGAGGCTCCACCATCTCTTCCAGTTCCAATTCCAAAACCTCCCAAACATCTGCAACAACTACTGTTTCTCCTTCGTGGAGTCAGAGCCAGAATAACCAATCCACCACTATTGTCTCCAGTTACACTTTTAGACCTTCCCAAGCATCTACAGCCAGCTCATCACGCTCTCCTTGGAGTACAAGATGTCAGTCTCCAGTGGTATGCCAAAATTCCCAGTCACCCACCATCTCTTCCACTCTTGCATCAAGACCTTCCACAACAACTGTAAGTACTTCTCCTCCTTGGAGTACAAGGTGCCAATCCCCAACAGTGAGCCTAAATACCCAGTCTTTCAGTGTCATCTCCAATACCACACCCAGACCATCTCAAATATCTACAACAAACTCGTCACGCACTTCTCCTTGGGGTTCGAGATGCCAGTCCCCAGTGATGAGCCCAAATATCCGTTCTTCCACTAACCTCTCTAATTCCATATCCAGAGCTTCCCAGACATTTACATCAAGCTCATCACGCTCCTCTCCTTGGGGTTCCAGGTGTCAGTCCCCACTGGTACATCAGAATTTCCAGTTTTCTACTGTCATCTCCACTTCCACATCCAGAGCAACAAACACATCTACAGTCACATCTCCAGTGTCTCCACCTTGGGGATCACGTTGCCAGTCTCCTGCACTCTCTCAGAACAGTTTATCCTACCctgtcactaaaaccttaaatatACCTATCACCGTCTCTCCAGTTTCCCCATCCAGAGAGAGAGAATGTATGTCCCCCATTGTTACTAACCTAGACTCTAAGGCCAACCATCGCCTCCTGGCAAAAAACATCATCAATGCAGCCAAACGTAAAAACAGCCCTTCTCCTGGTGCACTGAGTGGTCACAGCCTCCCTATCTCACCTCTTGGGTATTCCCCCAACAGTTCAGACAGTCACAAACCCCCTATCAGCTCTTTCCATTCGCGCTCTTTGCGGACACATTCACCTGTCTTCACCAGCCCCCCTCCCACTCCAGCAAATAGGATCTGCTCCCCTGTGAGGTTCTACAACACCCGCTCCCTCACCGACTCCGATGCCTCAATAGAGTCAGAAGACTCCGGCCTTCGGTCACCAAGTCTACATTCCTACAACACATGTCCTCGAGGCTGGGGTGGCAGCCTAAGAGTGAAGAGAAGCACGGTCTCCACTGATCTGTGA